A genome region from Nocardiopsis exhalans includes the following:
- a CDS encoding M16 family metallopeptidase: MPDLDPLAVGLYRETLDNGVRLVVLPVPRPAPVAVTVAVRAGSRDEPADANGLAHLVEHLMFARAGSAAGHVGRIEALGGSVNAVTHPDLTEYSSLCPPEVFEHVLDLEGRRMCFPEISEEALRREMPVVRAEIADTMARSHGGFPWALLPAALEGYDTVPPHGNPAHLERLGLEHADRFHRTYYTAPRVTVTVVGEVAAPAVADQVKRVFGALPTKPLGGPPVCGPSARRTPERGHFVEQRSRGVNTPEFAVVVPLPTRDPDSHAPYSVVAALLSGRATRTWREHLPTLSAVSASCGYNGRFPAGPGTDLLVVRARSSSVDAARQMPELLRGELLGLAEQGPRPEELRRCVAALTLRHFRERDDVRAAAEALARAEALWRAADSHLARPGNLAAVTGDRVREAARDLMERPHGTVLLHGGEAA; this comes from the coding sequence GTGCCTGACCTCGACCCCCTCGCCGTGGGCCTGTACCGAGAGACCCTGGACAACGGGGTCCGGCTCGTGGTGCTTCCCGTGCCCCGGCCCGCTCCCGTCGCGGTCACCGTGGCGGTCCGGGCCGGCTCGCGTGACGAGCCCGCCGACGCCAACGGCCTCGCGCACCTGGTGGAACACCTCATGTTCGCCCGGGCCGGGAGCGCGGCGGGGCACGTGGGGCGGATCGAGGCACTGGGCGGTTCGGTCAACGCCGTCACTCATCCTGACCTCACCGAGTACTCCAGCCTCTGCCCACCGGAGGTGTTCGAGCACGTCCTCGACCTGGAAGGCCGACGTATGTGCTTTCCCGAGATCTCCGAGGAGGCCCTGCGCCGGGAGATGCCCGTCGTCCGGGCGGAGATCGCGGACACGATGGCCCGGTCCCATGGCGGCTTCCCCTGGGCACTGCTGCCGGCGGCCCTGGAGGGGTACGACACGGTTCCGCCGCACGGCAACCCCGCTCACCTGGAGCGACTCGGCCTGGAGCACGCGGACCGGTTCCACCGGACCTACTACACGGCACCCCGGGTCACTGTCACGGTGGTCGGCGAGGTGGCGGCCCCGGCCGTGGCCGACCAGGTGAAGCGAGTCTTCGGAGCTCTTCCGACGAAGCCGTTGGGCGGGCCCCCGGTGTGCGGCCCTTCCGCGCGACGGACACCGGAGCGGGGGCACTTCGTGGAGCAGCGGTCGAGGGGGGTGAACACCCCGGAGTTCGCTGTGGTCGTCCCCCTACCCACCCGTGACCCCGACTCCCACGCGCCGTACAGCGTCGTCGCCGCCCTGCTGTCCGGGCGCGCCACCCGGACCTGGCGCGAACACCTGCCGACGCTGTCGGCGGTCTCCGCCTCCTGTGGGTACAACGGTCGCTTCCCCGCGGGGCCGGGTACCGACCTGCTGGTCGTGCGCGCGCGTTCGTCCTCGGTCGACGCCGCCCGACAGATGCCGGAGCTCCTGCGCGGCGAGCTCCTAGGGCTGGCCGAGCAGGGGCCCCGACCCGAGGAGCTTCGCCGGTGCGTCGCGGCCCTCACCCTGCGCCACTTCCGTGAACGCGACGACGTGCGCGCCGCCGCCGAGGCCCTGGCCCGAGCCGAGGCGCTCTGGCGAGCGGCCGACAGCCACCTGGCTCGGCCCGGAAACCTGGCCGCGGTGACCGGGGACAGGGTCAGGGAAGCGGCGCGCGACCTGATGGAACGTCCACACGGAACGGTCCTTCTGCACGGCGGTGAGGCCGCGTGA
- a CDS encoding class I SAM-dependent methyltransferase, which yields MGTGRLALPIAAHGLTVHGVDASERMLQRLAERDTDQLVRAHHATFTTLDLDLRFDTVLAAYNALCCAPAQEEQLEVMRNIRRHVRDGGHVVIETYDPQIHLTGPDTATSVRPLGPGRVMFESTQVVPATQTVFMTSVLLTGGAPDVTVGFMRYVWPSEIDLMARAVGLEPVGRYAGWGRTEYTGNGQMCVSVYRAVGEPGRA from the coding sequence GTGGGTACGGGCAGGCTCGCCCTGCCCATCGCCGCGCACGGGCTGACCGTGCACGGGGTGGACGCCTCTGAGCGGATGCTCCAACGCCTCGCCGAACGCGACACAGACCAGCTCGTCCGTGCTCACCACGCCACCTTCACCACGCTCGACCTCGACCTGCGTTTCGACACCGTGCTCGCCGCCTACAACGCCCTGTGCTGCGCGCCCGCGCAGGAGGAGCAGTTGGAGGTCATGCGTAACATCCGGCGGCACGTCCGGGACGGAGGTCACGTGGTCATCGAGACCTACGATCCCCAGATCCACCTGACCGGCCCCGACACCGCGACCAGCGTCAGGCCGCTGGGCCCCGGCCGGGTCATGTTCGAGTCCACCCAGGTGGTGCCCGCCACCCAGACGGTCTTCATGACCAGTGTGCTCCTGACCGGGGGCGCCCCGGACGTGACCGTCGGTTTCATGCGCTACGTGTGGCCCTCGGAGATCGACCTCATGGCTCGCGCCGTCGGCCTGGAACCGGTGGGCCGCTACGCGGGGTGGGGGAGAACCGAGTACACCGGCAACGGCCAGATGTGCGTGTCGGTGTACCGGGCGGTGGGTGAGCCCGGCCGTGCCTGA
- a CDS encoding ATP-binding cassette domain-containing protein, translating to MRDQGLGQDLTPVLAGSVRDNLTYGAPEADDEEVRCVVAKARLTEFVAGLPDGLDTQVGSRGTSLSGGERQRMAIARALLRRPRVLLLDEATSHMDAVNEEALRQTLQEVQQECTVLLIAHRLSTVVEAERIVVLEEGRVRAVGDHRSLLDSDDLYRRLAHTQFVDAGRLSPKGSGPLSDGEQSGSGRSRTPV from the coding sequence GTGCGCGACCAGGGCCTCGGCCAGGACCTGACACCGGTCCTGGCCGGGAGCGTGCGGGACAACCTCACCTACGGTGCGCCGGAAGCCGATGACGAGGAGGTCCGGTGTGTGGTCGCCAAGGCCCGGCTGACCGAGTTCGTCGCCGGCCTGCCCGACGGACTGGACACCCAGGTGGGCAGCCGGGGCACCTCGCTCTCGGGCGGAGAGCGCCAACGCATGGCCATCGCGCGCGCACTGCTGCGGCGCCCCCGGGTCCTGCTGTTGGACGAGGCCACCTCGCACATGGACGCGGTGAACGAGGAGGCGCTCCGGCAGACCCTTCAGGAGGTTCAACAGGAATGCACGGTCCTGCTCATCGCGCACCGGCTCTCCACCGTCGTGGAGGCAGAACGGATCGTGGTCCTGGAGGAGGGTCGGGTGCGCGCCGTGGGCGACCACCGGAGTCTGCTCGACTCGGACGACCTGTACCGGAGGCTCGCACACACCCAGTTCGTGGATGCCGGTCGGCTCTCCCCCAAGGGTTCCGGTCCGCTCTCCGACGGCGAACAGAGCGGTTCCGGGCGGAGCCGCACCCCGGTCTGA